In Solanum pennellii chromosome 3, SPENNV200, a single window of DNA contains:
- the LOC107012596 gene encoding L-Ala-D/L-amino acid epimerase yields MDRIGLTQNFQTHCFFHFTASLRTHLSKVSNFTPNFKNPKVVTACMAAATPAVAPTATSFGFKNLMETVTIDVHKAEGRPLNVPLIAPFTIASSRLDKVENVAIRVELSNGCVGWGEAPILPFVTAEDQSTALAKAAEACEFLKQSREMTLNVALTKIGDVLPGHDFASVRAGVEMALIDAAANSIGIPLWRLFGGVSNAISTDITIPIVSPMEASELATKYRKQGFKTLKLKVGKNLNGDIEVLQSIRAAHPDCLFILDANEGYTANEAIKVLEKLHEMDVTPVLFEQPVHRDDWEGLGHVSQIAKDKYGVSVAADESCRSLVDAKKIVQECLADVINIKLAKVGVLGALEIIDLVRSSGLNLMIGGMVETRLAMGFAGHLAAGLGCFKFIDLDTPLLLAEDPVFGGYEASGPDYSFSNARGHGGFLHWENIA; encoded by the exons ATGGATCGTATTGGGCTTACTCAAAACTTCCAAACtcactgtttctttcattttactGCTTCTTTGCGCACCCATTTGTCTAAAGTTTCTAACTTTACCCCCAATTTCAAGAATCCCAAAGTTGTTACAGCCTGCATGGCGGCAGCGACGCCGGCGGTGGCACCTACAGCGACAAGCTTTGGGTTCAAGAATTTGATGGAAACAGTGACAATTGATGTTCATAAAGCGGAAGGGAGGCCACTGAATGTGCCACTGATTGCTCCTTTTACTATTGCATCATCAAGATTGGACAAAGTGGAAAACGTAGCTATAAGGGTTGAGTTGAGTAATGGCTGTGTTGGGTGGGGTGAAGCCCCAATTCTTCCATTTGTGACTGCAGAGGATCAATCCACTGCCTTAGCAAAAGCGGCTGAAGCCTGTGAGTTCTTGAAGCAGAGCCGTGAAATGACTTTAAATGTTGCATTAACAAAAATTGGCGACGTGCTCCCCGGACATGATTTTGCTTCT GTCAGGGCAGGAGTTGAGATGGCACTGATTGATGCAGCAGCGAACAGCATTGGAATACCTCTGTGGAGACTATTTGGTGGAGTATCTAATGCAATATCTACTGATATTACA ATTCCGATTGTTTCACCCATGGAAGCTTCTGAACTGGCTACAAAGTATCGTAAACAAGGTTTCAAGACTTTAAAGCTTAAGGTGGGCAAGAATTTGAACGGAGACATTGAAGTGCTTCAATCCATACGTGCAGCACATCCTGATTGCTTGTTTATCTTAGATGCTAATGAAGGTTACACGGCAAATGAAGCTATTAAAGTCCTGGAAAAGTTGCatg AAATGGATGTGACTCCGGTGCTATTTGAACAACCTGTTCATAGAGATGATTGGGAAGGTCTTGGTCATGTCAGTCAGATTGCAAAGGACAAATATGGGGTATCTGTTGCTGCCGATGAAAGTTGTCGAAGTTTGGTTGATGCTAAAAAGATAGTGCAAGAATGTCTTGCTGATGTCATTAACATTAAGCTTGCCAAAGTTGGGGTGCTTGGGGCTCTGGAAATTATTGACTTGGTGAGGTCCTCGGGCTTAAATCTGATGATTGGTGGTATGGTTGAAACCAGGCTTGCCATGGGCTTTGCTGGTCATCTAGCCGCTGGCCTTGGATGTTTCAA ATTCATTGACCTAGACACACCCCTTCTGTTGGCAGAAGATCCAGTTTTCGGGGGTTATGAAG CTTCTGGACCTGATTACAGCTTCTCAAATGCTAGAGGGCACGGTGGTTTTCTTCATTGGGAGAATATTGCATG
- the LOC107013770 gene encoding reticulon-like protein B9, giving the protein MATNSSDSDNDFEPTSKLLGRQRPIHSVLGGGKVADILLWRDKRLSAAILIAVAVMWFLFEVVDYTFVTLLCHVSITTMLIVFIWSAGADMFGWRPPNIPKDILVDTSFVDVASIIHNKFNNFLSICHFVACGNDAKSFFLAIISLYILSVIGNYISTLNLLFFGLLCVETLPFFYERYEEEVDYVAYRIKRQMRKTYRKFNAEFLGKIPRGPAKEKKG; this is encoded by the exons ATGGCAACTAATTCATCTGATTCTGATAATGATTTTGAACCAACATCAAAACTTTTAGGCCGCCAAAGGCCTATTCATTCTGTTTTAGGAGGAGGAAAAG ttgcGGACATATTGTTATGGAGAGACAAGAGACTTTCAGCTGCGATTCTTATCGCAGTTGCAGTAATGTGGTTTCTATTTGAAGTTGTGGATTATACCTTTGTGACTCTGCTTTGTCATGTTTCCATCACCACTATGTTAATAGTCTTCATCTGGTCTGCTGGTGCAGATATGTTTGGATG GAGACCTCCAAACATTCCCAAAGACATATTAGTGGATACTTCATTTGTAGATGTTGCTTCAATAATACACAACAAGTTCAACAATTTCCTCTCCATATGTCACTTTGTAGCATGTGGAAATGatgcaaaatcattttttttg gCTATCATTTCTCTCTATATATTATCAGTGATTGGAAACTATATCAGCACTTTGAACCTTTTGTTCTTTG GTTTGTTGTGTGTGGAAACTCTCCCATTTTTCTACGAGCGATACGAGGAAGAAGTCGACTATGTTGCATATAGAATTAAGAGACAAATGAGAAAAACTTACAGGAAGTTCAATGCAGAGTTTCTAGGCAAAATTCCCAGAGGACCAGCCAAAGAGAAGAAAGggtaa